From the Deinococcus hopiensis KR-140 genome, one window contains:
- a CDS encoding transposase, producing MSSRRRTPRTAKQTGRRRWTIEVLFKTLKSRFAFGKFGWKTKLGILRYLCLSLGCFLLCHFEYLDQIGSGQADSAWPDWGALARQVRMKYVSWVPLFELERTRERILAVWDENQRQAA from the coding sequence GTGTCCTCCAGGCGCAGGACTCCCAGGACAGCAAAACAAACAGGTCGACGCAGGTGGACGATCGAGGTCCTCTTCAAAACCTTGAAGAGCCGCTTTGCTTTCGGCAAATTCGGCTGGAAGACCAAACTGGGCATTCTGCGCTACCTCTGTCTGAGCCTCGGCTGTTTTCTGCTCTGTCACTTTGAGTACTTGGACCAAATCGGGTCAGGCCAAGCGGATTCCGCTTGGCCTGACTGGGGCGCTCTCGCTCGACAGGTCCGCATGAAATATGTCAGCTGGGTGCCGCTTTTCGAGTTGGAAAGGACGCGAGAACGAATTTTGGCTGTTTGGGACGAGAACCAGCGCCAGGCAGCTTAA
- a CDS encoding SBBP repeat-containing protein yields MEATISSDGQLTKIQPLNDGLTSQAAIDLLSNFTFTATSGPTTLNDAARARRFITTVYSVKNNSNVAVNNLMLVAVNRPTNLGGTAFSAITLNDGTKTTDAKLARSILPAHGTQSNGTTTLVNPSLASLQAIPTNLANTLTSDGRASGRLGSTNTVLDYGFTVRKVNTATPGTLGAGETGTMALSYSTAPSSQVKSVTLTFAVVTDDVLSFTESLEQQSETEVQLDAALVAQTNRTAVELRKLPGSTRANMVNGLPYATASYPSIRTALPVTDFPRGLILTKVPQGLELSSSSSSVTAAGNITLTSKLEQSYAPMFGVNFKKDGVSITTSTTVPYTAAVSLSGTDNGIRNFTAEARDGRGNIALSSTVPVDVNIPIPFGIRQFGTMNFDAASSVATDSNGFIYVAGFTDGNFANTFGSYSRDAFIAKFSPSGNLIWVKQFGLQVFDHSGDDEPTGVALDSGGNVYIVGNIGQGTECFIAKFDSSGNQQWIKYYGTTGTERTSGVAVDQGGNIYTSGYTNGVFPGNGNTSENAFIMKYDPSGNQVWVKQFGAAGSETARDIAIDSSENIYVAGDTEGTFPNNTSSGSSDVFLAKYTSSGSQLWVKQYGTNRSESASGIAIDSTGNIHTVGNTYGAFPGSTNPGLLEDIFISKYDSNGSPVWIKQLGTAYADYGMGIATDSNNNAYITGFTKGDFPGYVSNQIEDVFIARYNQSGTQQWLKQFGSSSLDDGFGISVDLNNNIYAVGYTGGTLPNSQKVGSLGTFDAFIVKYDPGGILK; encoded by the coding sequence GTGGAAGCCACGATCAGCAGTGATGGCCAACTGACCAAAATCCAACCTCTCAATGATGGGTTGACCTCTCAGGCCGCCATCGACCTGCTCAGCAACTTCACCTTCACGGCCACCAGCGGTCCGACCACACTGAACGATGCCGCGCGCGCGCGACGCTTCATCACGACCGTCTACTCGGTAAAAAACAACTCCAACGTTGCGGTCAATAACCTGATGCTCGTGGCCGTGAATCGTCCCACCAATCTGGGCGGCACGGCCTTCTCTGCAATCACCCTGAACGACGGCACCAAAACCACAGACGCCAAGCTCGCCCGCTCCATCCTGCCTGCGCACGGCACGCAGAGCAACGGAACGACGACGCTGGTAAATCCTTCCCTCGCCAGCCTGCAAGCGATTCCTACGAACCTCGCAAATACCCTGACCTCAGATGGCCGTGCTTCTGGACGACTCGGATCCACGAACACGGTATTGGATTACGGGTTCACCGTTCGTAAGGTCAATACGGCCACACCAGGAACCCTTGGGGCGGGGGAGACTGGCACGATGGCACTGTCATACAGTACAGCGCCATCGAGTCAGGTAAAGTCAGTGACCCTCACGTTTGCCGTGGTAACGGACGATGTATTGAGTTTCACTGAGAGCCTTGAGCAGCAAAGTGAAACGGAGGTTCAACTGGACGCCGCGCTGGTTGCTCAAACGAACAGGACCGCGGTTGAACTGCGGAAGCTGCCCGGCAGCACCAGGGCGAATATGGTTAATGGCCTACCGTATGCCACGGCATCGTACCCGTCGATCCGTACGGCACTTCCCGTCACTGACTTCCCTCGAGGATTGATCCTTACGAAAGTTCCCCAGGGTTTGGAGCTTTCCAGTTCGAGTTCAAGCGTAACGGCTGCTGGGAATATCACTTTGACATCCAAGCTTGAGCAGAGTTATGCACCGATGTTTGGTGTTAATTTTAAGAAAGATGGAGTAAGCATCACGACAAGCACTACAGTACCTTACACGGCTGCCGTTTCCCTTAGTGGTACAGATAACGGCATCCGGAACTTTACGGCGGAGGCGAGAGACGGCCGCGGAAATATCGCTTTATCGAGCACAGTACCCGTAGATGTCAACATTCCCATTCCTTTTGGGATAAGGCAGTTCGGTACAATGAATTTTGATGCTGCATCAAGTGTCGCCACAGATTCGAACGGCTTCATCTATGTAGCTGGCTTTACGGATGGCAATTTTGCAAACACATTCGGTTCGTACTCTCGAGATGCCTTTATTGCTAAGTTTAGCCCGAGCGGTAATCTGATATGGGTAAAGCAGTTTGGCTTACAGGTATTTGATCATTCTGGTGATGACGAACCTACCGGTGTTGCCCTCGATTCAGGTGGAAACGTATATATCGTTGGCAACATAGGGCAGGGTACAGAGTGCTTTATTGCAAAGTTTGATTCGAGTGGTAATCAGCAGTGGATTAAGTATTATGGAACAACTGGGACTGAACGGACGTCTGGCGTTGCGGTGGATCAGGGTGGAAACATCTATACATCTGGTTATACAAACGGCGTTTTTCCAGGCAATGGAAATACTTCTGAAAATGCCTTTATCATGAAATACGACCCCAGTGGGAATCAGGTCTGGGTGAAGCAGTTTGGCGCTGCCGGGAGCGAAACTGCTCGTGATATTGCTATAGATTCAAGTGAAAATATATATGTGGCCGGCGATACAGAAGGAACTTTTCCCAATAATACATCCAGTGGATCTAGTGATGTTTTCCTGGCAAAATACACTTCATCTGGAAGCCAGTTGTGGGTAAAGCAGTATGGTACGAATCGCTCCGAATCTGCTAGTGGAATCGCTATTGATTCGACAGGCAATATCCATACAGTTGGGAATACGTATGGTGCGTTTCCCGGCAGCACAAACCCCGGACTTCTTGAGGATATTTTCATATCTAAGTACGACTCAAATGGCAGTCCTGTATGGATAAAGCAGTTAGGAACAGCGTATGCTGATTATGGCATGGGGATTGCAACTGATTCCAACAACAACGCCTATATTACTGGATTTACGAAGGGGGATTTTCCTGGCTATGTAAGCAATCAGATCGAAGATGTGTTTATTGCCAGATATAATCAAAGCGGAACTCAACAATGGTTAAAACAATTCGGCTCCAGCAGCCTCGACGACGGCTTCGGTATTTCCGTGGACTTGAATAATAATATCTACGCTGTTGGTTACACGGGTGGCACCTTGCCGAACAGTCAGAAGGTTGGGAGCCTTGGTACCTTTGATGCTTTCATCGTGAAGTACGATCCAGGCGGCATCTTGAAGTAG
- a CDS encoding type II toxin-antitoxin system HigB family toxin — MRVISWSTLRAFAAAHPDAQNPLNTWHNLAKKGTYRNFAELKATFASADQVKGHDLVVFNIGGNKYRLIVNVTYAQVTEAGQMLDGIFWIKHVFTHKQYDDWKP; from the coding sequence ATGCGCGTCATATCCTGGTCCACCCTGCGGGCGTTTGCGGCTGCGCATCCCGACGCCCAGAACCCTCTCAACACGTGGCATAACCTCGCCAAGAAAGGCACCTACCGCAACTTCGCAGAACTCAAAGCGACGTTTGCCAGCGCCGATCAGGTGAAAGGACATGACCTTGTGGTGTTCAATATCGGTGGCAACAAGTACCGCTTGATCGTGAACGTCACCTACGCGCAGGTGACCGAAGCAGGCCAGATGCTTGACGGCATCTTCTGGATCAAACACGTGTTCACGCACAAGCAATACGACGACTGGAAGCCCTGA